In a genomic window of Sphingomonas koreensis:
- a CDS encoding aromatic ring-hydroxylating oxygenase subunit alpha — translation MLKLNMKPTGWFQIGWSGEIAPGQAVPLRYFSHDLVAFRSADGRLSVLDAHCKHLGAHLGHGGKVRGDCIICPYHGWAWREDGSNANIPYQDKPTGAKLRKWSAIERHGLIFLWHDPSGEGPRDGWELPDLFADFPEGVANEADYYPCYPQAVVDRPGEHIHPQLMMENTADSVHFVFTHGAPEYPQLTDCRIEGNRLRSTMAFKSPKTGEFALFNRGIKPNVGLSFTFFDGDNVHYRLILTATPIDDETAHFRVSYFLPRDPASPDTMPLKLRDFAAHTAELFEEDARIWRHQIFVQRPVYAQQDIKGYTMLRNWSERFYEGEAGNSPTPFVETL, via the coding sequence ATGCTCAAGCTCAACATGAAGCCCACCGGTTGGTTCCAGATCGGATGGTCCGGTGAAATTGCTCCCGGTCAAGCCGTGCCCCTGCGTTATTTCTCGCATGACCTCGTCGCCTTTCGCAGCGCTGACGGCCGCCTGAGCGTGCTGGATGCGCATTGCAAACATCTGGGCGCTCATCTCGGGCATGGTGGCAAGGTTCGCGGGGATTGCATCATATGCCCCTATCATGGCTGGGCGTGGCGCGAGGACGGCAGCAATGCCAATATCCCCTATCAGGACAAGCCGACCGGAGCGAAGCTGCGCAAATGGTCGGCGATCGAACGTCACGGGCTGATTTTCCTTTGGCACGATCCGAGCGGCGAGGGGCCGCGCGACGGGTGGGAATTGCCCGACCTGTTCGCCGATTTTCCTGAGGGCGTCGCGAACGAGGCTGACTATTATCCCTGCTACCCGCAAGCGGTGGTCGATCGTCCGGGCGAGCATATCCATCCGCAACTGATGATGGAGAACACGGCGGACTCGGTGCACTTCGTGTTCACTCATGGTGCGCCGGAATATCCGCAGCTCACCGACTGCCGGATCGAGGGCAACCGCCTGCGCAGCACCATGGCGTTCAAGTCGCCGAAGACCGGCGAGTTCGCCCTGTTCAACCGGGGCATCAAACCCAATGTCGGCCTCTCATTCACTTTTTTCGACGGCGACAATGTCCATTATCGACTGATCCTCACCGCGACGCCGATCGACGACGAAACGGCCCATTTCCGGGTCAGCTACTTTCTGCCCCGCGATCCGGCATCGCCCGACACGATGCCGCTCAAGTTGCGCGACTTCGCCGCCCATACCGCAGAGTTGTTCGAAGAGGATGCCCGCATCTGGCGGCATCAGATTTTCGTCCAGCGCCCCGTCTACGCCCAGCAGGATATCAAGGGCTACACGATGCTGCGCAACTGGAGCGAACGCTTCTACGAAGGCGAGGCTGGCAATTCGCCGACCCCCTTTGTCGAGACCCTTTGA
- a CDS encoding MarR family winged helix-turn-helix transcriptional regulator, which translates to MAAAGGIGQRDRMSEDLPKTVAHLQARLPSGPIGRLLASIGNLSTSLGAIHARFAQDHGLGPRGIWIMSWISEGQGNPGAIARAMILPPSVISGDLNRLVEQGLVVRQRGAADGRRLDYSLTETGQALLAKAHARYVAILQDKFAEYPPDQIDALLRILFEISGHVRSHLDAADD; encoded by the coding sequence ATGGCGGCGGCCGGAGGGATCGGGCAGCGTGACCGGATGAGCGAGGACCTGCCCAAGACTGTCGCGCATTTGCAGGCCCGGCTTCCATCGGGTCCGATCGGGCGATTGCTGGCGTCGATCGGCAATCTGTCGACCTCGTTGGGCGCGATCCATGCCCGCTTCGCCCAGGACCATGGCCTCGGGCCTCGCGGGATCTGGATCATGAGCTGGATTTCGGAAGGTCAGGGCAATCCCGGCGCCATCGCCCGCGCGATGATCCTGCCGCCCAGCGTCATCTCGGGGGACCTCAACCGGCTGGTCGAGCAAGGACTGGTCGTCCGGCAACGGGGCGCAGCGGACGGCCGGCGGCTCGACTATAGCCTGACCGAAACGGGACAGGCATTGCTGGCGAAAGCGCATGCCCGCTATGTCGCGATCCTCCAGGACAAGTTCGCCGAATATCCGCCCGACCAGATCGATGCGCTGCTGCGTATTCTCTTCGAGATCAGCGGTCATGTCCGGTCGCATCTCGATGCCGCGGACGATTAA
- a CDS encoding NADP-dependent oxidoreductase — protein sequence MQGSNGFWRMRRRCETLALDDFAFGADEARAPDENEITIRTRYIALDPYLARAMRSWAGEVPEWADGTIHGRIVGEVISSRAPGYAVGDTVLAIGRWQAVQSLAAARAEVISPAIHPPRLALGVLGRSGMTAWVGLHLAQPAAGETLLVSAASGPVGSVVGQLGKARGLRVVGTAGGADKCAYVVDTLGFDACLDHRDPDLAGRIAAAAPNGIDILFENVGGPSLDAALLAMVQGGRIMLCGLAAHYNDEAPLALRHFKTLLYRALTLRGFITAEHPELFEPARAELADGIASGTIVHRETIIDHLEQAPAAYLNMLQGAGIGKRLIRL from the coding sequence ATGCAGGGCAGTAACGGCTTCTGGCGCATGCGTCGGCGCTGCGAAACGCTGGCGCTGGACGATTTCGCGTTCGGCGCGGATGAGGCACGTGCGCCGGACGAGAACGAGATTACCATCCGTACGCGATACATCGCCCTCGACCCCTATCTGGCGCGGGCGATGCGCAGCTGGGCGGGCGAAGTTCCGGAATGGGCGGACGGTACCATCCATGGCCGGATCGTAGGCGAAGTCATTTCATCGCGAGCGCCGGGCTATGCCGTGGGCGATACCGTGCTGGCCATCGGACGTTGGCAAGCGGTGCAAAGCCTTGCCGCCGCTCGTGCCGAAGTGATTTCCCCGGCGATCCACCCGCCCCGGCTGGCGCTGGGGGTGCTGGGCCGCTCGGGCATGACCGCGTGGGTCGGGCTTCACCTCGCTCAGCCTGCAGCGGGCGAAACCCTGCTCGTCTCGGCCGCCAGCGGCCCGGTGGGAAGCGTGGTCGGCCAGCTTGGAAAGGCGCGCGGACTGCGCGTTGTCGGCACCGCCGGGGGCGCCGACAAATGCGCCTATGTCGTCGACACACTGGGGTTTGACGCCTGCCTCGACCATCGCGACCCCGATCTGGCGGGCCGGATCGCCGCGGCGGCACCCAACGGCATCGATATCCTGTTCGAAAATGTCGGCGGTCCCAGTCTCGATGCGGCGTTGCTCGCCATGGTGCAGGGCGGCCGGATCATGCTGTGCGGACTGGCGGCGCACTATAATGACGAGGCGCCATTGGCGCTCAGGCACTTCAAGACATTGCTCTATCGCGCGCTCACATTGCGCGGGTTCATAACCGCCGAGCACCCAGAGCTGTTCGAACCTGCTCGCGCCGAACTGGCGGACGGCATTGCAAGCGGCACGATTGTGCATCGCGAAACGATCATCGATCATCTGGAACAGGCCCCCGCCGCCTATCTCAACATGCTGCAGGGTGCGGGGATCGGTAAGCGGCTGATCCGCCTTTAA
- a CDS encoding thiolase family protein, producing the protein MPSAVIVSAARTAVATARKGTLANTSAETLALAVLKEVVARSGVAPDRVDDVILAESLYGGGAVARHAAVEAGMTKAGGMALNRHCAGSLTSVGLAAAQVMSGMETFIVAGGVMSISTAPKMQRRVPGTEDVQDFWMPPTHPDSPEAPNLDMSITVGWNTARAAGLTREEQDAWAVRSHQRAIAAIDAGYFNEQIVPVQALMPDGSTVEFKVDEHPRRDSTIEKLATLKVLHPEIEGFSITAGNSSGVNDAASAMMVTTDAVAAAQGLGVMAKIRAWTSVGVDPAKTGLGVLDVIPKLLSRAGVDQSDVALWEINEAFASVPLAASRMLGIDDEMINISGSGCSIGHPVAASGGRMLITLIHDLKRRGGGLGVAAMCAGGGQAGAVLIEV; encoded by the coding sequence ATGCCATCAGCCGTGATCGTCAGCGCAGCGCGCACCGCCGTCGCCACCGCCCGCAAGGGAACGCTCGCCAATACCAGCGCGGAGACATTGGCGCTGGCCGTGCTCAAGGAAGTCGTGGCGCGTTCGGGCGTCGCGCCGGACAGGGTAGACGATGTGATCCTTGCCGAATCGCTCTATGGCGGCGGTGCGGTCGCGCGGCATGCCGCTGTGGAGGCCGGCATGACAAAGGCCGGGGGGATGGCGCTCAACCGGCATTGCGCGGGGAGCCTGACTTCGGTCGGTCTTGCCGCAGCTCAGGTCATGTCGGGGATGGAAACATTCATCGTTGCGGGCGGGGTGATGTCGATCTCGACCGCGCCGAAGATGCAGCGCAGAGTGCCCGGTACGGAGGACGTCCAGGATTTCTGGATGCCGCCGACTCACCCGGACAGCCCGGAGGCACCCAATCTCGACATGTCGATCACGGTCGGCTGGAACACGGCCCGGGCGGCGGGGCTGACGCGCGAGGAACAGGATGCCTGGGCGGTCCGCTCGCACCAACGTGCGATTGCCGCGATCGACGCGGGATATTTCAACGAGCAGATCGTACCCGTCCAGGCATTGATGCCGGATGGCTCGACCGTGGAGTTCAAGGTCGATGAGCATCCCCGCCGCGATTCGACCATCGAGAAACTCGCCACGCTGAAAGTGCTGCATCCCGAAATCGAGGGCTTCTCGATTACCGCAGGCAATTCGAGCGGCGTCAATGATGCGGCATCGGCGATGATGGTGACCACCGACGCGGTTGCCGCGGCCCAAGGTCTCGGGGTGATGGCAAAGATTCGTGCCTGGACCTCGGTGGGCGTCGATCCGGCGAAGACCGGACTTGGCGTTCTCGATGTCATCCCCAAGCTGCTGTCGCGAGCCGGGGTGGATCAGTCCGACGTGGCGTTGTGGGAGATCAACGAGGCGTTCGCCTCGGTCCCGCTTGCGGCATCGCGGATGCTCGGCATTGATGACGAGATGATCAATATCTCGGGTAGCGGATGCTCCATTGGCCATCCGGTCGCGGCGTCGGGCGGGCGGATGCTGATCACGCTGATCCATGATCTCAAGCGTCGCGGCGGGGGGCTCGGTGTCGCGGCGATGTGTGCCGGCGGCGGTCAGGCGGGCGCCGTCCTCATCGAGGTCTGA
- a CDS encoding class II aldolase/adducin family protein — MPVRKVQTKASHPRLLVRADRRKTSGMNPIERDTRIALAACYRLIARYGMTDLIFNHITARIPDTEDLLINPFGLLYEEITASSLVRIDIEGNVLDAGDTDYGINRAGYVIHSAVHSARPDVQAVIHTHTRAGVAVSCMPQGLMPISQTALRFLGRTGYHDFEGPAIDEGERVRLIAALGANDALILRNHGLLTVGRSIPEAFLLMQRLETACQIQVAALAGGAPVMPSAESQQRTAQLFAPKTGSAEVSTDGGREWPALLRQLDRADPRYRD; from the coding sequence ATGCCCGTGCGAAAGGTTCAAACGAAAGCATCCCATCCGCGATTGTTGGTTCGGGCGGATCGGCGCAAAACATCGGGCATGAACCCGATCGAACGCGACACCCGGATCGCCCTTGCCGCCTGCTATCGCCTGATCGCGCGCTACGGGATGACGGATCTGATCTTCAATCACATCACGGCGCGCATCCCGGATACCGAGGATCTGCTGATCAACCCGTTCGGGCTGCTGTATGAAGAGATTACCGCCAGTTCACTGGTGCGGATCGACATCGAGGGCAATGTCCTCGACGCGGGCGATACGGACTATGGGATAAACCGGGCGGGTTATGTCATCCACAGCGCAGTGCATTCGGCCCGGCCCGATGTGCAGGCGGTCATTCATACGCACACCCGTGCGGGCGTCGCGGTTTCGTGCATGCCGCAGGGGCTGATGCCGATCAGCCAGACCGCGCTGCGCTTTCTCGGCCGCACCGGCTATCATGATTTCGAAGGGCCGGCGATCGACGAGGGCGAGCGGGTCCGTTTGATCGCTGCGCTCGGCGCCAACGACGCGCTGATCCTGCGCAATCACGGACTGCTGACCGTCGGCCGATCGATCCCGGAAGCGTTCCTGCTGATGCAGCGGCTGGAGACGGCGTGCCAGATCCAGGTAGCAGCGCTGGCGGGCGGCGCCCCGGTCATGCCGAGCGCGGAAAGCCAGCAGCGCACCGCGCAGCTATTCGCCCCGAAAACGGGGAGTGCGGAGGTCTCGACCGATGGCGGTCGCGAATGGCCCGCGCTGCTGCGGCAGCTCGACCGGGCCGATCCACGGTACCGGGACTGA
- a CDS encoding glycerol dehydrogenase, with protein MIRIFGGPTRYVQGPGAIGELGTLTERLTKRPLLVVDADVLPFVEAQLSTAFAGRPSITLAFRGEVTHAAIDLLVEQAGDADCVIGIGGGKGLDAAKGVAFKLGLPFIAVPSIASNDSPTGRSMAIYNDEHVLVAIETIPDSPLLVVTDTQLIANAPARFLRTGMGDALAKKFEAERAVADGASNFFGTRQLRTALAIADACYQTLREHGVAAMAAAERHEPDEAFEAVVEANVLMAGLAWESGGLSYAHAVVRGLVKARGAASAPHGDHVGYATLVQLAIEGRDDGFILDVIGFNRSVGLPASLAELDMGSPTPDEIAEIARLTTIGPKGGRIIVNAGPGQIADAIKRVEQLATRES; from the coding sequence ATGATCAGGATCTTTGGCGGGCCGACCCGCTATGTGCAGGGCCCAGGCGCCATCGGCGAACTCGGCACGCTTACGGAACGGCTGACAAAACGGCCTTTGCTGGTGGTCGATGCCGATGTGCTGCCCTTCGTCGAGGCGCAACTCTCGACCGCCTTTGCCGGGCGTCCCAGTATCACGCTCGCCTTTCGCGGCGAGGTCACTCACGCCGCCATCGACCTGCTGGTCGAACAGGCGGGCGACGCGGATTGCGTGATCGGGATCGGCGGGGGCAAGGGACTCGATGCGGCCAAGGGGGTCGCATTCAAGCTGGGCCTCCCATTCATTGCCGTGCCGTCGATCGCGTCCAACGACTCGCCCACGGGCCGCTCGATGGCGATCTATAATGACGAGCATGTGCTGGTCGCGATCGAGACGATCCCCGACAGTCCGTTGCTGGTCGTCACCGACACGCAATTGATCGCGAATGCGCCCGCACGCTTCCTGCGGACGGGCATGGGCGACGCGCTTGCCAAGAAGTTCGAGGCGGAGCGCGCGGTGGCCGATGGCGCGAGCAACTTCTTCGGAACACGCCAGTTGCGCACGGCATTGGCGATTGCCGATGCCTGTTATCAGACGCTGCGCGAACATGGCGTAGCGGCGATGGCGGCAGCCGAACGGCATGAGCCCGATGAGGCGTTCGAAGCGGTGGTCGAGGCGAATGTTCTGATGGCGGGGCTCGCCTGGGAGAGCGGCGGCCTGTCCTACGCCCATGCTGTCGTACGCGGGCTGGTCAAGGCGCGTGGCGCGGCCAGCGCACCGCATGGCGACCATGTCGGCTATGCGACGCTGGTTCAGCTTGCCATCGAGGGGCGCGATGACGGGTTTATCCTCGACGTGATCGGCTTCAACCGAAGCGTCGGTCTGCCTGCCTCGTTGGCGGAGCTGGACATGGGATCCCCGACGCCGGATGAAATCGCCGAAATCGCGCGGTTGACGACAATCGGGCCCAAGGGCGGCCGCATCATCGTGAATGCTGGCCCCGGCCAGATCGCAGACGCCATCAAGCGGGTCGAGCAACTGGCGACCCGGGAATCGTGA
- a CDS encoding NADH:flavin oxidoreductase/NADH oxidase — MTASLFTPFTLRGVSMRNRIGVSPMCQYSATDGLANAWHLTHLASRAVGGAGLVVTEAAAVTPEGRISPADLGLWSDRHMEALRPVAAALAAAGAIPGIQLAHSGRKGSTQVPWLGREAVPLEAGGWRAGSATAAPFSARSAPTYALDTPAIAAIVDGFGAAARRAVAAGFRWVECHFAHGYLVHSFLSPLVNDRTDDYGGSFEGRAQLALEIVRAVRAAVPDDVPVVVRLSCVDWTPGGWTLDESVRLGRLLGEAGADLIDCSSGSAIPGDAPPDGPAVQRDFARVIRARTDMPTAAVGGIVTAEEAEALVANGSADIVLLARAMLRDPYWALHAARALGETPSWPPQYARAMGTG, encoded by the coding sequence GTGACGGCATCGCTCTTTACGCCGTTCACCCTTCGCGGCGTTTCGATGCGCAATCGCATTGGCGTGTCGCCCATGTGCCAATATTCCGCAACCGACGGGCTGGCGAACGCCTGGCACCTCACCCATCTGGCCAGCCGCGCGGTCGGTGGCGCAGGACTGGTGGTCACCGAAGCCGCCGCGGTAACCCCGGAAGGCCGGATCAGCCCGGCCGATCTTGGCCTATGGTCCGATCGGCACATGGAAGCGTTGCGGCCCGTTGCCGCCGCGCTTGCAGCCGCCGGCGCAATCCCTGGAATCCAGCTCGCCCATTCAGGACGCAAGGGCAGCACTCAGGTGCCATGGCTTGGCCGCGAGGCGGTGCCGCTCGAAGCAGGGGGCTGGAGGGCCGGGAGTGCGACCGCGGCGCCGTTCTCGGCCAGGTCAGCGCCAACCTATGCGCTCGATACCCCGGCTATTGCGGCGATCGTCGATGGCTTTGGCGCAGCCGCGCGCCGGGCCGTTGCTGCAGGATTCCGCTGGGTCGAATGCCATTTCGCGCACGGCTATCTGGTCCATTCCTTCCTGTCCCCGCTCGTCAATGACCGCACCGACGACTATGGCGGCAGCTTCGAGGGACGGGCGCAGCTGGCATTGGAGATCGTCCGGGCCGTCCGCGCCGCGGTGCCTGACGATGTCCCGGTCGTGGTGCGGCTGTCCTGCGTCGACTGGACTCCCGGCGGCTGGACACTCGACGAATCGGTTCGCCTTGGCCGGCTGCTCGGTGAAGCCGGAGCCGACCTGATCGATTGTTCGAGCGGGTCCGCGATACCCGGTGATGCCCCGCCGGACGGGCCGGCGGTCCAGCGGGATTTCGCGCGCGTCATTCGGGCCCGGACGGATATGCCGACCGCAGCGGTGGGCGGAATTGTAACGGCTGAGGAAGCCGAGGCGCTCGTCGCGAATGGGTCCGCCGATATCGTCCTGCTCGCGCGCGCCATGCTTCGCGATCCCTATTGGGCGCTGCATGCGGCCCGAGCCTTGGGCGAAACGCCGTCATGGCCGCCACAATATGCGCGCGCGATGGGGACCGGATGA
- a CDS encoding nuclear transport factor 2 family protein: MTDDITARLGRIEAIEAIRQLAFGYALCVDARDLDALVSLYVDDVRVGEGKQGRPALRETFDAALRQFTTSAHHVTNHLIELLGPDDAIGLVSCRIEHEVGPDWVTASLLYHDRYARRNGIWLFRGRVQARLYATAQDDPPVGPAKMRWPGAPVAETGFYDPLPSWAEYWDGGTRTAWNGEGADLLVSRLRRGTRLPPPPRYIFRDQTEE, translated from the coding sequence ATGACCGACGACATCACCGCAAGGCTCGGGCGGATCGAGGCGATCGAAGCGATTCGGCAACTGGCGTTCGGCTATGCACTGTGCGTCGATGCGCGCGATCTCGATGCGCTGGTCTCGCTCTATGTCGATGACGTTCGGGTGGGCGAGGGCAAGCAGGGACGACCGGCACTGCGCGAAACCTTCGACGCGGCATTGCGCCAGTTCACGACCAGCGCACACCATGTGACCAATCACCTGATCGAACTGCTCGGCCCCGACGACGCCATCGGGCTGGTGAGTTGCCGGATCGAGCATGAAGTCGGCCCCGATTGGGTGACGGCAAGCCTGCTCTATCATGACCGCTATGCGCGGCGGAACGGCATATGGTTGTTTCGCGGGCGGGTGCAGGCCCGGCTCTATGCGACGGCGCAGGACGATCCGCCGGTGGGGCCGGCCAAGATGCGTTGGCCGGGCGCGCCGGTTGCGGAAACCGGCTTCTACGACCCCTTGCCGTCCTGGGCCGAATATTGGGATGGTGGGACGCGAACGGCATGGAACGGAGAGGGAGCGGATCTGCTCGTTTCCCGCCTGCGGCGCGGCACCCGCCTGCCGCCGCCGCCGCGCTACATCTTCCGGGATCAGACGGAGGAATAG